The nucleotide sequence ttttaaaaaagaatagctATTCATCAACAAAACACAATCCATTTTGTTATCAATTGCAGTTGGTGCAACACAGACTCTTCAAAATAAACTTTCCTCCCACTCCATCCTTGAACCCCATTATTTTTCTACTCAGATCATATATATCTTCTAGAATAATACCTATGACATCAACTGTAtctcctcctttaaaaaaaatctttttctgataACTGAAAACATCCAATTTCTATTATTAATCAATTATTACTTTAACCTTCCTGCTGAATCAATTTACTTATTTCAGCTTATTTTTGCTAGGTTTCTCTGTTGTCATCCGCCCATGTCTCGTGACATAGATAAGGTGTGGCTTCTCCACCGCAAATCAGGATGTAACCAacacttctcccttttttttcTGTGGAATGTGGCACTTTTCAAGAATATTAGCTGGACGTATTCCCTAAATGAATTGCCTGGTGTCTGATGAATGCCTTCTTCTgaatgaagcttttcccacactcgGGGCATTCATAAGGCTTCTCCTCCGCGTGGGTCCTTTGGTGTTTGATCAGCGTATCGCGCCGAGAAAAGTTCTTCCCACACACAGGGCATTCGtgaggcttctctcccgtgtggatctTCTGGTGGTCAATCAACCTGCAAGGATGATGGAAACTTTTCCCACACTCGGGGCATTCAtaaggcttctcccctgtgtgggttctctggtgCTTGATCAGCGTATCCCGCCGGGAGAAGTTTTTCCCACACTCGGGACATTCgtgcggtttctcccctgtgtgcgtCTTCTGGTGTTCAATTAAGTTGCACGGGTGGTTGAAGTTTCTCCCACAATCGGGACATTcgtacggcttctcccctgtgtgagtcctcCGGTGATTGAGTAGCGTATCTCTCCGGGAAAAGCTTTTCCCGCAGTCCGGGCATTCGTgaggcttctctcctgtgtggatctTCTGGTGCCTCTTCAAATGGAGTTGCCACCGGAAGCCTTTCCCGCACTGGGAACATTGATACGGCCTCTCTCCGGTGTGGATTCGCAGGTGACTCACCAAATTGGTCCTctggctgaagcttttcccacagtggGAGCACTTGTGCGGTTTCTCCTCGGTGTGGATCCGTCGATGCCGCATCAGAGTCGCTCTGTAACTGAACCCCTTCCTGCACTCGGGACACTCGTATGGTTTCTCTTCCACGAGGCCGCTCGGATGGCGCACCCAGATCTCTCGCTGGGGAAAGGGCTTCCCGTCCTCAGACCCTTCGCACAGTTCCTCTCCCGTGTGCCTCCTCTGGTGTTCAGCCAGGGCGGATCCTCGCTGGAAGCTCTCCCCACGCACGGGGCATTCGTAAGGACCTTCTTCTGCATTTAGCGTACCCAGACCCAAACTGTGCTGGTTGTTCCTCCCGTGATATGAGGAGAAGGGCTTTTCCGCTCCAAACTGTGTTGTGTTTTCGCTAACGGGAACTTCTGGGAGATTGCTGTATTCCTTTGTTTCCTGGTGCCCTTTGGACTCATGCTTTTGCTCTGCAATCTCAGCTAAAAAAGGAACATTCCCCTGGGACATTGCCTCTGGCACAGCTTCCGCTGGGTGGGAACTCTCCATCTTGACCTCTCTCCTTTTACCTGCAAGTGGTGGTGAAacgaaaaacatttttttaaaaaaaaaattattgaaactAGATGCCCAAGGGAAACCCATACGCAGAATCTGAgcagaagagccctctccccttctagAGTCTCCAGCAACGGGTATTCAGAAACGGTATTCTGTTAAAACCCTCCAggtttaatattaataataatggtcAAGATAGTACCAAGCAATCATATCTTGGGAAGGAGCCCCATAACTCGGGTGCCACCATGTAAAAGGCTCTGTCTCCAGTTCAAAGCACGTgcattgcaggcagaaggtctcaTCTCATaggaccactggtccatcaaggtcagcatttcctccactgactggcagtggctctgcagggtcTTCAGGCAAGGGCATTgctagccatacctggagatgtactggccagggatgatgggagttgtagtcttaaatggacagagggcaccaggtgggcAAGACTGGGAGGGGCTGTTTCAATCTCAAGTTCTTTGCCAGTGGGCTAAAAATGGATTAAGTTAAAATTAGCAAGCAGACTTTTAGGAGTTTTCTTCACGGAATCAAGTCGAGGAGACTAAATCAGAACTCCTGTGGATTTAGAGCAGCAGATTTCTTTTTCCCCAATTCAAAAATATCAAGGAAGCCTATGAATGAAATTGGTACCACAACATactaggtgtttgtgtgtgtaaaaagctACTTTACAACTTCTGCCAACTATGatcagaacatagctgtcaacgtttcccttttttaaaagggaaattcccttattccgaataggattctttgcaagaaaagggaaaagttgacagctatggatcagaACCAAGCAAACATCCCAGATGTTGGATCCATAGTCCCTGCTACCCTTTAACAAAAAATTAAGGGAGACCTGTTTTATTATCTGAATTACACCTTAGCACTCGCCCCTTTAATAAAACAGGACTTCAAATCCTTCATGGCTTCTTAATTCGTAAGTGACATGTGACTGATCACCAGAGCCCCTTATCCAGACTCCACAGGGACAGTCGCTGCTCTTTAATTAGACATGGATTTAACATGccccaaacttttcttcttttttttggagAGAGAGGCAATACTAAGGATGACTGTCCTGTGAGCCCTAAACACCTCCTAGCCTAAGGACTCCCAATTAATCTCGCCTCTTCACAACCCCCTGATGACTCGGCCGAGTGAGCAAACATGGCTGTTTGTTCCACAAATAATTTTGGGGGGTGAACTTCTGCATTATCAGGAAACTTAATCGATCCACACTGAACAATGACAGTTATCAGGGGATCC is from Podarcis muralis chromosome 2, rPodMur119.hap1.1, whole genome shotgun sequence and encodes:
- the LOC114591029 gene encoding uncharacterized protein LOC114591029 is translated as MEQPNPASPELEGRPEAGGDLPEGVKGNLEWSGREERKGLHRPEEFLRVWGNPVPLEDTQRDNVRAFLSSFEQIAEACQWPRGEWVGRLRPALSSSAEQALGRLEAADREDYGKVKAAVLREDAVRMEAQRRDFRQFCYQKAGDPQRVYRQLRELCHRWLKPKRRSKEQIVDLLILEQFLAILPHELQSWVREEGPGSCAQAVALAEDFLKAETWKWQIPSQETATRPLETDEASPDNSQRQSYVDTTALKCDEDMILPANGTTLPIHPCSLLPPEGLEMAEAGLTEGPASAKEKEGPFGKEEASLTQPGQRTMFWQVKEENCGIVGSLEGLLIPKLDLSFQTEKGGKMFLQEPEPGKRREVKMESSHPAEAVPEAMSQGNVPFLAEIAEQKHESKGHQETKEYSNLPEVPVSENTTQFGAEKPFSSYHGRNNQHSLGLGTLNAEEGPYECPVRGESFQRGSALAEHQRRHTGEELCEGSEDGKPFPQREIWVRHPSGLVEEKPYECPECRKGFSYRATLMRHRRIHTEEKPHKCSHCGKSFSQRTNLVSHLRIHTGERPYQCSQCGKGFRWQLHLKRHQKIHTGEKPHECPDCGKSFSRRDTLLNHRRTHTGEKPYECPDCGRNFNHPCNLIEHQKTHTGEKPHECPECGKNFSRRDTLIKHQRTHTGEKPYECPECGKSFHHPCRLIDHQKIHTGEKPHECPVCGKNFSRRDTLIKHQRTHAEEKPYECPECGKSFIQKKAFIRHQAIHLGNTSS